A part of Legionella sainthelensi genomic DNA contains:
- a CDS encoding helix-turn-helix domain-containing protein, with product MAKRIKKFKTPNLLQPLTVELLGEVIKARRTQSDLRLEDAAALCGVAKETFMKIEHGQSNCQLASVLQICSGLGINLYIKPWVDSDEEENDWR from the coding sequence ATGGCTAAGCGAATTAAAAAATTTAAAACCCCTAATCTTTTACAACCTTTAACCGTAGAATTACTAGGAGAAGTGATTAAAGCACGTCGAACTCAAAGTGATTTACGATTGGAGGATGCGGCTGCTTTATGCGGTGTCGCTAAAGAAACTTTTATGAAAATCGAACATGGCCAATCGAACTGTCAATTAGCGAGTGTATTGCAAATTTGCTCTGGTTTAGGAATAAATCTTTATATAAAGCCATGGGTAGATAGCGATGAGGAGGAAAATGATTGGAGATAA
- a CDS encoding helix-turn-helix domain-containing protein, with amino-acid sequence MPWQECNKVDEKIKFVARLLDGEQMSSLCQEFGISRKTGYKIFDRYKDSGLEGLQDRSRRPHRYANQLPFQLEKEILKAKKEVFGC; translated from the coding sequence ATGCCCTGGCAGGAGTGTAATAAAGTGGATGAAAAGATAAAATTTGTAGCAAGATTGTTAGATGGCGAACAAATGTCTTCTTTATGCCAAGAATTTGGTATTTCTCGTAAGACAGGATACAAAATTTTTGATCGTTATAAAGATAGTGGTTTAGAAGGGTTACAAGATAGAAGTAGAAGGCCTCATCGCTATGCGAATCAATTGCCCTTCCAATTAGAAAAAGAAATATTAAAAGCAAAGAAAGAGGTCTTCGGATGTTGA
- a CDS encoding cation:proton antiporter, whose translation MKITFLHEPAILFLMMLFVVFFMPLLSRLIYIPSIIGLIIGGIIFGPHVLNLLPLTPTIELFASIGVIYLMFTVGLEINLDQLISNRVRTFIFYLLTYLLPLTSALLIGWIFGLGINSSILLGAIYASYTLVAYPIITELGILKNEAVAISVSAVVLTDITALITLIVSLHIHSGNTSFVSLSSLALGLILYAAFVLLSFPYIAKLFFRYSKSKQSDFAFMLASLAIAVILGKAIGINMIIGAFLAGLAINRVVSKESGAVKQTLFLGESLFVPLFLVSIGVRLNPMAIFLSWKSLVLGLSLTLAVYVTKFVAAWIASYLFRYSRQQMMVMWGLSQAQAAATLVIILIGINADLFPEYFLNGIILMVLFTLFTSPLLVKYYGSRIRPTAKINIPLFKRIITPVEHNEFPDNVINFSARLARYGDGKLLILNIAENECEIQEKREKLRAGPMKDPDTDIELINQIEKNIPKIILNEVIESETSFIIMNWSLEEHKRGRIFSSNIDHVMWTSTVPVAAALLKMPIKGIKRVITVIGAHAVGVKFNEQYLDVIVDISKALALPLTIMTTNYYHNKLNSKFEKIKNSDIQFIKINDDIIEAVSEMAEENDLIIIPSMNHQKRFDTNKNHIPYGLMQHTESSLIMIHLPK comes from the coding sequence ATGAAAATAACTTTCTTACACGAGCCAGCAATTCTTTTTTTAATGATGCTCTTTGTTGTTTTTTTTATGCCGCTGCTTTCGCGTCTAATCTATATTCCCAGCATTATAGGATTAATCATAGGGGGAATCATTTTTGGGCCACATGTATTAAATCTTCTTCCCCTAACTCCCACTATTGAATTATTTGCATCCATTGGTGTTATTTACTTGATGTTTACCGTTGGATTAGAAATTAATCTGGATCAATTAATATCAAATCGGGTACGAACTTTTATCTTTTATTTATTAACGTATCTCTTGCCATTAACTTCCGCTCTTTTGATTGGCTGGATTTTTGGATTAGGCATAAATAGCTCAATTTTACTTGGAGCTATTTATGCGTCTTATACTCTGGTTGCTTATCCCATTATCACGGAACTAGGAATTTTAAAAAATGAAGCAGTTGCCATTTCGGTAAGTGCAGTAGTGTTAACAGATATTACAGCACTCATAACGTTAATTGTTTCGCTACACATACATTCAGGAAATACATCCTTTGTGAGTTTGTCTTCATTAGCGCTCGGTCTTATTCTTTATGCTGCTTTTGTTTTGTTATCATTCCCATATATAGCCAAATTATTCTTTCGCTATTCCAAGAGTAAACAATCTGATTTTGCATTTATGTTAGCAAGCTTAGCAATTGCCGTTATTCTTGGTAAAGCGATTGGTATCAATATGATTATCGGCGCATTCCTGGCGGGTCTGGCAATTAATCGGGTTGTTTCGAAAGAAAGTGGTGCCGTAAAACAAACTCTTTTTCTTGGAGAAAGTCTTTTTGTTCCCCTCTTCTTAGTTTCTATTGGAGTAAGACTTAATCCCATGGCTATTTTTTTAAGCTGGAAATCATTAGTTTTGGGGTTATCTCTAACCTTAGCTGTCTACGTTACAAAATTTGTTGCTGCTTGGATAGCCTCTTATTTATTTCGGTATTCGCGCCAGCAAATGATGGTGATGTGGGGATTATCTCAAGCTCAAGCTGCAGCAACACTAGTAATTATTTTAATTGGTATTAATGCTGACCTATTTCCTGAATATTTTTTAAATGGAATTATTCTTATGGTTCTTTTTACTTTGTTTACTTCGCCACTGCTTGTTAAATATTATGGTTCTAGAATAAGGCCAACGGCCAAAATTAACATTCCACTTTTCAAAAGAATTATTACTCCCGTAGAACATAATGAGTTTCCAGATAACGTAATTAACTTTTCCGCAAGACTTGCACGTTACGGAGATGGAAAATTACTCATTTTGAATATTGCTGAAAATGAGTGTGAAATACAGGAGAAACGCGAAAAATTACGAGCAGGCCCAATGAAAGATCCTGATACAGATATTGAGTTAATTAATCAAATAGAAAAAAATATCCCTAAAATTATATTAAATGAGGTGATAGAAAGTGAAACATCCTTTATTATTATGAATTGGTCTCTAGAAGAACATAAACGAGGGCGTATTTTCAGCTCTAATATAGACCATGTCATGTGGACTTCCACCGTACCTGTTGCAGCAGCTTTATTAAAAATGCCTATCAAAGGAATCAAGCGGGTTATCACTGTAATTGGCGCTCATGCAGTTGGCGTTAAATTTAATGAGCAATACTTGGATGTGATCGTAGATATCAGCAAAGCCTTAGCATTACCATTAACTATCATGACTACAAACTATTACCATAATAAACTCAATTCAAAATTTGAAAAAATAAAAAACTCAGACATCCAGTTTATTAAAATTAATGATGATATCATTGAGGCTGTTTCGGAGATGGCTGAAGAGAATGATTTAATTATTATTCCATCTATGAATCATCAAAAGCGGTTTGATACCAATAAAAATCATATCCCGTATGGGTTAATGCAACACACTGAAAGTTCATTAATAATGATACACTTACCTAAATAA
- a CDS encoding HipA domain-containing protein: protein MIGDKKVLDVYLGEIQIANITPIEDQLYWTYSENWQKAGYAISPHLPFYEDIPPLNVQRFLRNLLPEGKPLEVLIDSFHVSKSNTFGLIRALGLDIPGSLVILPSNQAIPSQANFRLITNEELEERLNHPDSYSLIVWDGKPRLSVAGVQDKINIVINKKGELGFGEGGLCSTHILKFETQKLSNLVLNEYLSMQLARRCALSVANVQMLHFGQHSALLVERFDRKLVTTNTVKRRHLIDGCQALNLPPEYKYEQNFGNGRDVAHIRDGVSLPKLFDFANQCMNPAKTKQQILDWVLFNVLIFNCDAHGKNISFFVGVDGISLAPFYDLVNIKMYPEFEHNLAMALGDEFEDDNVNAYQLADFADTCKLPRLLVAKRLKLLIDKLATALQEEIQRIAVDDKKMKYLNEYQVIVAKRCKHLLEQSEQITIMEL, encoded by the coding sequence ATGATTGGAGATAAGAAGGTCCTGGATGTTTATCTAGGAGAAATTCAAATAGCTAATATCACACCTATCGAGGATCAGCTGTACTGGACTTATAGCGAAAATTGGCAAAAGGCAGGGTATGCTATTTCACCACACTTGCCTTTTTATGAAGATATCCCACCATTAAATGTACAACGATTTCTACGAAATTTATTACCTGAAGGAAAACCTCTAGAAGTTTTGATTGATAGTTTCCATGTAAGTAAATCTAATACATTTGGGCTTATTAGAGCCTTAGGATTGGATATTCCTGGCTCATTAGTAATATTGCCATCGAATCAGGCAATTCCTAGCCAAGCTAATTTTCGGCTTATAACTAATGAAGAATTAGAGGAGCGATTAAATCATCCTGATTCTTATAGTTTAATTGTTTGGGATGGAAAACCCCGACTTTCAGTTGCTGGAGTGCAGGATAAAATTAATATAGTAATAAATAAAAAAGGGGAGCTTGGTTTTGGAGAAGGTGGTTTATGCTCTACACATATTCTTAAATTTGAAACACAAAAACTTTCAAATTTAGTTTTAAATGAATATCTAAGTATGCAACTTGCTAGACGTTGTGCATTGAGTGTTGCCAATGTTCAGATGCTGCATTTTGGTCAGCATTCTGCTTTATTGGTAGAGCGTTTTGATAGGAAACTGGTTACTACTAATACAGTAAAAAGACGTCATTTAATAGATGGTTGTCAGGCATTGAATTTACCTCCTGAATATAAGTATGAACAAAATTTTGGGAATGGAAGGGATGTTGCTCATATTAGAGATGGGGTAAGTTTGCCTAAACTATTTGATTTTGCAAATCAATGTATGAACCCAGCAAAAACCAAGCAACAAATACTCGACTGGGTTTTATTTAATGTTTTGATATTTAATTGTGACGCTCATGGTAAAAATATAAGTTTTTTTGTCGGAGTTGACGGCATTTCGTTGGCACCATTTTATGATTTAGTCAATATAAAAATGTATCCTGAATTTGAGCATAATTTGGCAATGGCATTAGGAGATGAATTTGAAGATGATAATGTCAATGCTTATCAATTGGCTGACTTTGCTGATACATGTAAGTTGCCAAGGTTGTTAGTAGCTAAACGGTTAAAGCTATTAATTGATAAACTGGCCACTGCTTTGCAAGAGGAAATTCAGCGTATTGCTGTAGATGATAAAAAAATGAAATATTTAAATGAATATCAAGTAATTGTCGCTAAAAGATGTAAACATTTATTAGAGCAGAGCGAACAAATTACTATAATGGAGCTTTAA